One segment of bacterium DNA contains the following:
- the rplM gene encoding 50S ribosomal protein L13: MGLTKSFIKEKTPRKWVLIDLKGQVLGRAASQIAMILRGKTKANFTPHQDTGDFVVAINARDIRLTGNKMKEKMYYHHSEYIGGLKEYTAEKLLERHPEDLIYRAVKGMLPKTFLGKKQLKKLKIYAGEAHPHASQTPEVLALRNRQYRS, translated from the coding sequence ATGGGCCTGACCAAGAGTTTCATTAAAGAAAAGACCCCCCGCAAGTGGGTCCTGATCGACCTGAAGGGTCAGGTTTTGGGCCGCGCCGCCAGCCAGATCGCCATGATCCTCCGCGGAAAGACCAAGGCCAACTTCACCCCGCACCAGGATACCGGTGACTTCGTCGTCGCGATCAATGCCCGCGACATCCGCCTGACCGGCAACAAGATGAAGGAAAAGATGTACTACCATCACTCCGAATACATCGGAGGCTTGAAGGAGTACACCGCCGAGAAGCTGCTCGAGCGTCATCCCGAGGACCTCATCTACCGTGCGGTCAAGGGCATGCTGCCCAAGACCTTCCTCGGCAAGAAACAGCTCAAGAAGCTCAAGATTTATGCCGGCGAGGCTCATCCCCACGCGTCTCAAACCCCTGAAGTGTTGGCGCTGCGCAATCGCCAGTATCGCTCCTAA
- a CDS encoding 4Fe-4S dicluster domain-containing protein produces the protein MGAIWAKINLAFTFLKHMIRKPFHRTGYRLFMENYRADRLLPLSSVDKDWLLRFSRCFNCGLCDSACPAMLTVPREEFPGPSYLVTTLTRSTPDFWAARIDFSLCEGCRRCEEVCPNEVPVKEALEFIEAKTVKRNAS, from the coding sequence ATGGGTGCCATCTGGGCTAAAATCAATCTCGCCTTCACCTTCCTGAAGCACATGATCCGGAAGCCTTTTCACCGCACCGGCTACCGGCTTTTCATGGAGAATTACCGGGCCGACCGGCTGCTGCCGCTCAGCTCGGTCGACAAGGACTGGCTGCTGCGCTTCTCGCGCTGCTTCAACTGCGGCCTTTGCGACTCGGCCTGCCCGGCGATGCTGACCGTTCCGCGGGAGGAATTTCCGGGACCGAGCTACCTGGTGACGACCTTGACCCGCTCGACTCCCGATTTTTGGGCGGCCCGGATCGACTTCAGCCTCTGCGAGGGTTGCCGGCGCTGCGAAGAGGTCTGCCCCAATGAAGTTCCGGTCAAAGAAGCCTTGGAGTTCATCGAGGCCAAGACGGTCAAGAGGAACGCCTCATGA